One window of the Zea mays cultivar B73 chromosome 3, Zm-B73-REFERENCE-NAM-5.0, whole genome shotgun sequence genome contains the following:
- the LOC100280743 gene encoding Non-specific lipid-transfer protein 2 precursor, protein MAAPKLATLALAVLLAATVVAPPAAVRAAMSCSTVYSTLMPCLPFVQMGGAMPPQPCCGGIRSLLQQANNTPDRRTICGCLKNVANGANGSGTYISRAAALPSKCGVALPYKISTNVNCNTIN, encoded by the exons ATGGCTGCTCCGAAGCTCGCGACGCTGGCGCTGGCCGTGCTCCTGGCGGCGACCGTGGTGGCTCCCCCGGCCGCGGTGCGCGCGGCGATGTCGTGCTCCACCGTGTACAGCACGCTGATGCCGTGCCTGCCGTTCGTCCAGATGGGCGGGGCCATGCCGCCCCAGCCGTGCTGCGGCGGCATCCGCAGCCTGCTGCAGCAGGCCAACAACACCCCCGACCGCCGCACCATCTGCGGCTGCCTCAAGAACGTCGCCAACGGCGCCAACGGGAGCGGCACCTACATcagccgcgccgccgcgctgcCCAGCAAGTGCGGCGTCGCCCTGCCGTACAAGATCAGCACCAACGTTAACTGCAACAC GATTAATTAA